A genome region from Luteitalea sp. includes the following:
- the tssM gene encoding type VI secretion system membrane subunit TssM produces the protein MFSFLKLRALLILLGFLLLALFIWYAGPYFAFATYHPLAPVSSRVIAIALIVALWSVWVLVRQLRAYRASDQLAAAVVQQAAADQEQPSAEAVQLRERFEEAVATLKQTRRSGHSLYDLPWYVIIGAPGSGKTTALLNSGLEFPLEQRVGRGALRGVGGTRNCDWWFTNEAVFLDTAGRYTTQDSDRASDSAGWAEFLGLLRKYRKRRPLNGVILTISAHDLMVQGEPGREAHVEAARRRLNELNRELHIRLPVYVLVTKCDLVAGFTEYFDDLAQEGRAQVWGVTFPYEQTVGGEATQAFPAEFDQLMARLNARVYARVEEDRDVRRRTKLFAFPQQMAALGGMLTQFVGELFGSTRFDQQILLRGVYFTSGTQEGTPIDRLLGAIGRRFGVTAEAVVPPTGRGKAYFVERLLKEVLIGESGLAGVNRRLEVRKAAWQLGSYAAIVLVALVGVLVLSVSCGRNRTYLAETAADITKLQQVPSVSADGSLDALLPRLDAIRAVADSANRHRDKTPWAMRWGLYQGRSVGNAARDAYLRELDGALLPRLTARIEKRLVEFAPEPEKLYEYLKAYLMLGEPKRLDKEHLRFVADLEWQTMKSAAPDRDGRLGEAALPSSLSKHFQSLLDSGDTLRAITLNPSLVAQARSTIRQASIPRLIYSRLNRAYTDDSARAVRLDLAAGVGVEEVLRRRSGRSLAEPLSSVYSRRVFQQVTRRDMSKLVAQFAADDWVWGEGGAAARNPSRLAAEVTHLYERDYIATWEGILDDLELVPFTTVSEARDALGTLAGPASPLRGLLTAVVENTTLVEHPKPKESSTAAPSVREKLTDRLGGLFRQEAEPTGKPDALPGALVTAQFQPIHRLMQGEPGNAPLDRLLGRIGQIQQHLRSLGPEVGAATPLDALSDPTLRDMVQSLQQEAEALPPVIQTLITQIGRRAEATVISGASSELETLYSQNVLRQCTTLLAGRYPFATDSRTDVRLSDFARLLGYGGVFDKFFKEHLEPLVDRSQSPWTWRRGAVRGSPAMLHQFEGAERLRELFFNRTSSTLRVPFTVTIADVDASTTHFALEGDGQVFDYRVPQRSVTAVWPGPKPGAGAAVVFADGSGRRERNPLFHGPWAWFRLIDAAREERESDVRSALIFQARGHRARVIIEADSVYNPFAKRDWRRFTCEL, from the coding sequence ATGTTCTCCTTTCTAAAGCTCCGCGCGCTGTTGATCCTCCTCGGCTTCTTGCTGCTCGCGCTGTTCATTTGGTACGCCGGGCCCTACTTCGCCTTCGCCACCTATCATCCGCTTGCGCCCGTCAGCTCTCGCGTCATCGCTATTGCGCTCATCGTCGCGCTCTGGTCCGTGTGGGTGCTGGTGCGGCAGCTGCGCGCGTACCGCGCGAGTGACCAGCTCGCCGCGGCGGTCGTCCAGCAAGCGGCGGCGGATCAGGAACAACCAAGCGCCGAGGCTGTCCAGCTCCGCGAACGGTTCGAAGAAGCCGTCGCGACGCTCAAGCAGACACGGCGCAGCGGCCACAGCCTCTACGACCTCCCGTGGTACGTCATCATCGGCGCGCCTGGATCCGGCAAGACGACGGCGCTGCTCAATTCGGGGTTGGAGTTCCCGCTGGAGCAGCGTGTGGGCCGCGGGGCGCTGCGCGGCGTGGGCGGCACGCGCAATTGCGACTGGTGGTTTACCAACGAAGCCGTGTTTCTCGACACCGCGGGCCGCTACACCACCCAGGACTCCGACCGAGCGTCCGACAGCGCAGGCTGGGCAGAATTCCTGGGGCTGTTGCGCAAGTACCGCAAGCGACGGCCACTGAACGGTGTCATCCTCACGATCAGCGCGCACGACCTGATGGTGCAGGGCGAGCCCGGCCGAGAGGCTCACGTCGAGGCCGCACGCCGTCGGTTGAACGAGCTGAACCGGGAGCTGCACATCCGACTGCCGGTCTACGTGCTCGTGACGAAGTGCGATCTCGTCGCCGGGTTTACCGAGTACTTCGACGATCTCGCGCAGGAAGGCCGCGCGCAAGTATGGGGCGTCACGTTCCCGTACGAGCAGACGGTTGGTGGCGAGGCCACGCAGGCATTTCCTGCCGAGTTCGACCAGTTGATGGCACGTCTCAACGCGAGGGTCTACGCACGGGTCGAAGAAGATCGTGATGTTCGACGCCGCACGAAGCTCTTTGCCTTCCCTCAGCAGATGGCCGCGCTCGGTGGCATGCTCACGCAGTTCGTGGGCGAGCTGTTTGGGTCGACGCGTTTCGACCAGCAGATCCTGCTGCGCGGCGTGTACTTCACCAGCGGGACGCAGGAGGGCACGCCGATCGATCGGTTGTTGGGCGCCATCGGCCGCAGATTTGGAGTCACGGCCGAGGCCGTGGTGCCACCCACCGGACGTGGCAAGGCGTACTTCGTCGAACGGCTCCTCAAGGAGGTGCTGATCGGCGAGTCGGGGCTCGCCGGCGTGAACCGACGGCTGGAAGTGCGGAAGGCCGCCTGGCAACTGGGGTCCTACGCCGCCATCGTTCTCGTGGCCCTCGTTGGCGTTCTCGTGTTGTCGGTGAGTTGCGGTCGCAACCGCACGTACCTTGCGGAGACCGCGGCGGACATTACCAAGCTTCAGCAGGTGCCCTCCGTCTCCGCGGATGGCTCGCTCGACGCGCTGCTGCCACGCCTTGATGCGATCCGCGCCGTGGCCGATTCGGCAAACCGCCATCGAGACAAGACGCCGTGGGCGATGCGATGGGGGCTCTATCAAGGGCGATCGGTCGGCAATGCCGCGCGCGACGCGTACCTCCGGGAGCTCGACGGGGCCCTGTTGCCGCGATTGACGGCACGCATCGAGAAACGTCTGGTCGAGTTCGCGCCGGAACCGGAAAAGCTCTACGAGTATCTGAAAGCGTACCTCATGCTCGGTGAGCCGAAGCGCTTGGACAAGGAGCACCTGCGCTTCGTCGCGGATCTCGAGTGGCAAACGATGAAGAGCGCCGCGCCTGACCGAGACGGCCGCCTCGGCGAGGCGGCCCTACCTAGCTCATTGTCGAAACACTTCCAGAGCTTGCTGGACTCCGGGGACACGCTTCGCGCGATCACCCTGAATCCGTCGCTCGTGGCGCAGGCGCGCAGCACCATCCGCCAGGCATCGATTCCACGGCTCATCTATAGCCGACTCAACCGTGCGTATACCGACGACAGCGCGCGGGCGGTGCGCCTCGACTTGGCTGCCGGTGTCGGGGTCGAAGAGGTGCTCAGACGCAGGAGCGGAAGAAGCCTGGCCGAGCCGTTGTCCAGTGTCTACAGCCGCAGGGTGTTCCAGCAAGTCACCCGCCGCGACATGAGCAAGCTGGTGGCACAATTCGCCGCGGATGACTGGGTGTGGGGCGAGGGTGGCGCGGCCGCCCGCAACCCATCGAGGCTTGCAGCAGAGGTGACCCATCTGTACGAACGGGACTACATCGCGACCTGGGAGGGCATCCTCGACGACCTCGAGCTCGTGCCGTTCACCACGGTGTCGGAGGCCAGGGATGCGCTCGGCACGCTGGCCGGGCCGGCCTCGCCGCTGCGCGGCCTTCTCACAGCCGTTGTCGAGAATACAACGCTCGTCGAGCACCCGAAGCCAAAAGAGTCCTCCACGGCCGCACCGTCGGTGAGAGAGAAGCTCACGGACCGCCTCGGCGGTCTCTTCCGTCAGGAAGCAGAGCCCACAGGCAAGCCGGATGCGTTGCCAGGCGCGCTCGTCACGGCGCAGTTCCAGCCGATTCATCGACTGATGCAGGGTGAGCCAGGCAACGCGCCGCTCGACCGTCTCCTTGGTCGCATCGGTCAGATTCAGCAGCATCTCCGCTCCCTGGGTCCCGAGGTGGGTGCCGCCACTCCGCTCGACGCGTTGTCGGATCCGACCCTCCGCGACATGGTGCAATCGCTGCAACAGGAGGCCGAGGCACTTCCACCAGTGATCCAGACACTGATCACGCAAATCGGTCGGAGGGCCGAAGCAACGGTGATCTCGGGTGCGAGCAGCGAGCTCGAGACGCTCTATAGCCAAAACGTGCTGCGCCAGTGCACGACGCTCCTTGCAGGTCGCTATCCCTTCGCGACAGACAGCAGGACGGACGTGCGGCTGTCGGACTTCGCGCGTCTGCTCGGCTACGGCGGCGTGTTCGACAAGTTCTTCAAAGAGCACTTGGAGCCGTTGGTCGACAGATCGCAGAGTCCCTGGACATGGCGCCGTGGCGCCGTGCGTGGGTCACCGGCGATGCTGCATCAATTCGAAGGGGCCGAACGGCTTCGCGAGCTGTTCTTCAATCGAACCTCGAGCACGTTACGCGTGCCCTTCACGGTCACGATCGCGGACGTCGACGCGTCGACGACGCATTTCGCGCTCGAGGGCGACGGCCAGGTGTTCGACTATCGGGTTCCCCAGCGCAGTGTGACGGCAGTCTGGCCCGGTCCCAAGCCCGGCGCCGGGGCTGCGGTCGTGTTCGCGGATGGCTCCGGTCGGCGAGAGCGCAA
- the tagH gene encoding type VI secretion system-associated FHA domain protein TagH, giving the protein MILTLDVTAPEAARLGSARRGVFSAEGGSIGRETSNDWVLPHSRVSARHAVISCVNAIFYIEDTSTNGVFVNSPKNRLVRGRPHALKSGDRIYIDPYEIEVSISSEQNDAALGPFADASRGYSPDPPFGASSPLGTDDPFMPQRFPSPAPRLPSSASVGPDAEPVTGQEVDPLKLLDPTPKHTPARKAASARDLGRSSPITGHYQPPAVLPSPASTQQPGAPLIPADYDPLAPDDPPDMTPPHLEAPPGAERPATSAPAAESTEAPISRVQVVPPAPSEPAPSELALSDRTAVPPEETVPKDALPKDALPKDALPKDALPKDALPKDALPKDALPKDALPQDALPQDALASRTSAKPDESDLAAVLAGAGLDGVRVTPELARSFGQILRVVVSGVMDVLRARQHIKDEFRMRTTQFRAADNNPLKFSVNVEDALHNLLVKRNPAYLGPVEAFEDAFDDLRNHQLAALAGMRVAFESMLAEFDPDRLQQQFDRQLKRGALLGMGAKLHYWDLYRDRRDAIAKDPDASFRKLFGEEFARAYEEQLSRLKAERHAREGVVREPRQRKQ; this is encoded by the coding sequence ATGATTCTTACCTTGGACGTCACCGCGCCCGAGGCAGCAAGGCTCGGGAGCGCCCGCCGCGGAGTCTTCTCCGCCGAGGGGGGCAGCATCGGTCGCGAGACAAGCAACGACTGGGTGCTGCCACACTCCAGGGTCTCGGCTCGACATGCCGTGATCAGCTGCGTCAACGCCATCTTCTATATCGAGGATACGAGTACCAACGGCGTCTTCGTCAACTCGCCCAAGAACCGTCTGGTGCGCGGGCGGCCGCATGCCCTCAAATCTGGCGACCGTATCTATATCGACCCATACGAGATCGAAGTCTCAATCAGTAGTGAGCAGAACGATGCGGCGCTGGGCCCGTTTGCCGATGCGTCCAGAGGCTATTCGCCCGACCCTCCATTCGGCGCTTCGAGCCCGCTCGGGACGGATGATCCGTTCATGCCACAACGGTTCCCCTCGCCAGCGCCACGGCTCCCATCCTCCGCCAGTGTGGGACCTGACGCGGAGCCCGTGACTGGCCAGGAAGTTGACCCGCTCAAGCTGTTGGATCCCACGCCCAAGCACACACCGGCACGGAAGGCAGCCAGTGCCAGAGATCTAGGACGCAGCTCTCCAATAACTGGACACTACCAGCCACCCGCAGTCCTGCCCTCCCCTGCATCCACACAGCAGCCGGGCGCGCCGTTGATTCCGGCTGACTACGACCCGCTGGCGCCGGATGATCCGCCCGACATGACTCCGCCTCACCTGGAGGCACCGCCGGGCGCTGAACGACCCGCGACCAGTGCACCAGCCGCAGAATCGACAGAGGCTCCGATCTCACGAGTACAGGTTGTTCCGCCGGCCCCGAGCGAGCCGGCCCCGAGCGAGCTGGCCCTGTCTGACCGCACGGCCGTGCCGCCGGAAGAGACAGTGCCGAAAGACGCACTGCCGAAAGACGCACTGCCGAAAGACGCACTGCCGAAAGACGCACTGCCGAAAGACGCACTGCCGAAAGACGCACTGCCGAAAGACGCACTGCCGAAAGACGCGCTGCCTCAAGACGCACTGCCTCAAGACGCACTGGCGTCGCGGACAAGCGCGAAGCCGGACGAGTCGGACTTGGCGGCAGTACTGGCGGGCGCTGGTTTGGATGGAGTACGTGTCACCCCCGAGCTGGCGCGCAGCTTTGGTCAGATCCTGCGTGTGGTGGTCTCTGGCGTCATGGATGTCTTACGGGCTCGCCAGCACATCAAGGATGAGTTCCGGATGCGTACGACGCAATTCCGGGCCGCGGACAACAACCCCCTCAAGTTTTCCGTGAACGTCGAGGACGCGCTCCACAATCTCCTCGTCAAACGCAATCCCGCGTATCTAGGGCCCGTCGAAGCATTCGAGGATGCCTTCGACGATCTGCGAAATCATCAACTCGCGGCGCTGGCCGGGATGCGCGTGGCGTTCGAATCGATGCTGGCCGAGTTCGATCCAGACCGTCTGCAGCAACAGTTCGACCGTCAGCTCAAGAGAGGCGCGCTGCTTGGCATGGGGGCCAAGCTTCACTACTGGGATCTCTATCGCGACAGGCGAGACGCCATCGCCAAGGACCCCGATGCGAGCTTCCGCAAGTTGTTCGGTGAGGAGTTCGCACGGGCTTACGAAGAACAGCTCAGTCGGCTCAAGGCCGAGCGCCACGCCCGGGAAGGGGTTGTCAGGGAGCCCCGACAACGCAAGCAGTGA
- the tssK gene encoding type VI secretion system baseplate subunit TssK: MSAYNKVVWSEGLFLQPQHFQQQDRYFERYVETRCEALIAHSWGFTEVELERDFLRIGKLGLRRAAGVFPDGTPFRAPEDDPLPTPIDVGTDVRDQLLYLAVPLRRSGEPDLDRGGGADGLARHGVRELQTRDATASGGDAAVLEVGALRTRFLFASEVTEAYACLPLAHVVECRSDQQVVLDDSFIPTVLHARAANRLITVTTELLGLLHQRGDALGSRVMATARGAAAEFADFLMLQAINRYEPLFAHYADSGAVHPEELFQVCVSAAGELATFTTTAKRPPKLPAYRHDRLRESFEPVIAALRASLSAILEQRAISIPLESKKYGISVAIVPDRTLYGTAVFILAARADLPAEELRRRFPAQIKIGPVEKIRDLVTLQLPGVPVAPVPVAPRQIPFHAGFAYFELDQTNELWDQLKQSGGLAIHLAGEFPGLAMEFWAIRS, encoded by the coding sequence ATGTCTGCCTACAACAAAGTCGTCTGGTCCGAGGGGCTGTTTCTCCAGCCTCAGCACTTCCAGCAGCAGGATCGCTATTTCGAGCGCTACGTCGAAACGCGGTGTGAGGCGCTGATTGCTCACAGTTGGGGGTTCACCGAGGTCGAGCTCGAACGTGACTTTCTGCGCATCGGCAAGCTCGGGCTGAGGCGTGCCGCGGGGGTGTTCCCCGACGGTACGCCGTTTCGCGCACCCGAGGATGACCCGTTGCCGACGCCGATCGATGTCGGCACCGACGTCCGGGATCAGTTGCTGTATCTGGCGGTGCCGTTGCGTCGCTCGGGTGAGCCGGACCTGGACCGGGGTGGCGGTGCCGATGGACTGGCACGGCACGGCGTCCGAGAATTGCAGACCCGTGACGCGACAGCGAGCGGCGGAGACGCGGCGGTCTTGGAAGTCGGCGCGCTGCGTACGCGATTCTTGTTCGCGAGCGAGGTCACCGAGGCGTATGCCTGCTTGCCGCTCGCACACGTCGTCGAGTGTCGGTCGGATCAGCAGGTCGTGCTCGATGACAGTTTTATTCCAACCGTGCTGCATGCGCGGGCGGCGAATCGGCTCATCACAGTGACGACCGAGCTGCTCGGCCTGCTGCACCAGCGTGGCGACGCGCTGGGAAGCCGGGTGATGGCGACCGCAAGGGGTGCTGCGGCCGAGTTCGCCGACTTTCTCATGCTCCAGGCGATCAATCGCTATGAGCCCTTGTTCGCCCACTATGCCGATTCCGGGGCCGTGCATCCGGAGGAACTGTTTCAAGTCTGCGTGTCGGCCGCAGGCGAGCTCGCCACGTTTACGACAACGGCCAAACGTCCGCCGAAGCTCCCCGCGTACCGACACGATCGGCTTCGGGAGTCGTTCGAGCCGGTCATCGCCGCCCTCCGGGCATCGCTGAGCGCGATTCTGGAACAGCGCGCGATCTCAATTCCGCTCGAGTCCAAGAAGTACGGCATCAGCGTGGCGATCGTGCCAGATCGTACGTTGTACGGCACGGCGGTCTTCATCTTGGCGGCGCGCGCCGATCTCCCGGCGGAAGAGCTACGCCGGCGGTTTCCCGCGCAAATCAAGATCGGTCCGGTGGAGAAGATTCGCGATCTGGTCACACTGCAGCTCCCTGGCGTGCCGGTGGCGCCGGTCCCAGTCGCGCCCCGGCAAATTCCGTTTCACGCAGGGTTTGCGTACTTCGAGCTCGATCAGACCAACGAGCTGTGGGATCAACTCAAGCAGTCGGGCGGGCTGGCCATACATCTCGCGGGTGAATTCCCCGGCCTGGCAATGGAGTTCTGGGCCATTCGCAGTTGA
- a CDS encoding OmpA family protein → MPDQDNPFDRPDVTSLRPRPGAGRRDAARPRPAAPVSNDAAPIQEATRGLLGIGLNPLVRAASPLLLLAGQIRGTISPMDVAALRRDALDQIHRFDALAREAGVQNEAVIAARYALCAGLDEGVLSTPWGAQSEWAQHTLLVALHREAWGGEKFFEMLDRVSHDPDRYIDLMELQYLCLALGFAGKYQVLERGHEHLAAVQQDLYRKIRNHRGAPEPELSLRWRGLEDRRNPLMRYVPWWVVAAAALAILAITFTAYRASLTSSAAPVHAELAKVGMDAFSRPAAAPVEGPRLKTLLAPDEASGALRAEEQGGRTVVTLLGPDLFASGNATVNSVYYQTLERVAAAVNQVPGRVLVVGHTDDQPLRSLRYQDNYELSHERARGVARILQLGVDNDARVSWQGVGSSQPRYTPESDPANRARNRRVEIIHVSGL, encoded by the coding sequence ATGCCGGACCAGGACAACCCGTTCGATCGCCCAGACGTGACGAGTCTCAGGCCGCGGCCTGGAGCCGGTCGCCGTGATGCTGCGCGGCCACGCCCGGCGGCGCCAGTGTCCAACGACGCGGCGCCGATTCAGGAGGCGACGCGTGGCCTGCTCGGCATCGGGCTGAATCCGCTCGTGCGGGCAGCAAGCCCGTTGTTATTGCTGGCTGGGCAGATACGCGGCACGATCTCGCCCATGGACGTCGCCGCGCTGCGGCGTGACGCACTCGACCAGATTCACCGCTTCGACGCCCTAGCACGCGAGGCCGGTGTCCAGAACGAGGCCGTGATTGCCGCGCGGTACGCGCTGTGCGCGGGGCTGGACGAAGGCGTCTTGTCCACGCCGTGGGGGGCTCAGAGCGAGTGGGCGCAGCACACGCTGCTCGTGGCGCTGCACCGGGAGGCCTGGGGCGGAGAGAAGTTCTTCGAGATGCTGGACCGGGTCTCACACGATCCCGATCGCTACATCGACCTGATGGAGCTGCAGTATCTCTGTCTCGCGCTTGGCTTCGCCGGAAAGTACCAAGTGCTCGAGCGTGGGCACGAGCACCTGGCCGCCGTTCAGCAAGACCTCTACCGCAAGATCCGCAATCATCGTGGTGCTCCTGAGCCGGAGCTCTCGTTGCGCTGGCGGGGACTCGAGGATCGGCGGAATCCGCTCATGCGCTATGTCCCGTGGTGGGTCGTCGCCGCCGCGGCCTTGGCGATCCTGGCGATCACGTTCACGGCGTACCGTGCCAGTCTCACGAGCTCCGCCGCGCCGGTGCACGCCGAGCTCGCGAAGGTGGGCATGGACGCGTTCTCGCGTCCGGCCGCAGCGCCGGTGGAGGGCCCGAGGCTCAAGACGCTACTGGCGCCAGATGAGGCGAGTGGTGCGCTACGCGCCGAAGAACAGGGTGGTCGGACGGTGGTGACGTTGCTCGGGCCCGACCTGTTCGCGTCCGGGAACGCGACCGTCAACTCCGTGTATTACCAGACGCTCGAGCGTGTGGCGGCTGCGGTGAATCAAGTGCCTGGGCGTGTGCTGGTGGTCGGCCACACGGACGATCAACCCCTCCGGTCGCTGCGCTACCAAGACAACTACGAGCTGTCGCACGAGCGCGCGCGCGGTGTCGCGAGGATTCTCCAGCTTGGAGTCGACAACGACGCCAGGGTGAGCTGGCAGGGGGTCGGGTCTTCCCAGCCGCGGTACACGCCCGAATCGGATCCGGCGAATCGGGCGCGCAATCGGCGCGTGGAGATCATTCACGTGAGCGGACTGTGA
- a CDS encoding FHA domain-containing protein — MPTGGARRTFGYRSRNVIDIWGSAFPRSASRSPPSAGLATKFMAAKLLIFRSDGVDRVELTKHDVRIGRAPENDIVLQDQDKTVSRYHAELRHEQGSYVLIDVNSQNGIWVDGQRVQRTRLEPGRPVVLGKVRIELEDFVAGETRRAVGASAVHTEPVAEPADPAPVAALSASQASSSVPTVGAGVEGERSTRATQPPATAPTFASKVLKPKPMAVALGLVALAVVVLLMFRPSVPSSKPTESPEPILEALETTRMAGASALMRPETSLSAHGRTLPADTVVNAEEARLAGEAGRRQRIGQAKVALARDDYARAIEVLEGIPASDETEGLLEKARQLRAQRAAALMHDGARLEERGDLETANRRYMGARSVDPATPGLEEALTRLEGKMKVAGSDAYKQARQYDAFGRTAEAIPLYEKAVALLPLGDPNRAAARSRLVELKKGR; from the coding sequence ATGCCCACCGGCGGTGCACGTCGCACCTTCGGTTATCGCAGTCGGAACGTTATTGACATTTGGGGATCGGCCTTTCCGCGTTCCGCGAGCAGGAGTCCTCCTAGCGCCGGGCTTGCGACGAAGTTTATGGCAGCAAAGCTACTCATTTTTCGATCCGATGGAGTCGATCGTGTCGAGCTGACGAAGCACGACGTGCGAATCGGGCGCGCGCCCGAGAACGACATCGTGCTGCAAGATCAGGACAAGACGGTCTCGCGCTATCATGCGGAGCTGCGCCATGAGCAGGGCAGTTACGTCTTGATCGACGTGAACAGCCAGAACGGCATCTGGGTCGACGGGCAGCGAGTGCAGCGCACCAGACTCGAGCCAGGCCGCCCCGTCGTGCTCGGGAAAGTTCGCATCGAGTTGGAGGATTTCGTCGCCGGGGAGACGCGCCGAGCGGTGGGAGCATCCGCTGTTCACACCGAACCCGTCGCAGAACCGGCAGATCCCGCACCTGTCGCAGCCCTCAGCGCCTCGCAGGCGTCATCGTCGGTGCCGACCGTCGGCGCAGGAGTCGAGGGCGAGCGATCGACGCGCGCCACACAGCCACCAGCGACAGCACCGACGTTCGCATCGAAGGTCCTGAAGCCAAAACCGATGGCGGTGGCCCTGGGCCTCGTGGCGCTCGCGGTGGTGGTGCTCCTCATGTTCAGGCCGAGCGTGCCCTCGAGCAAACCGACGGAATCGCCAGAACCGATCCTCGAAGCACTAGAGACGACGAGAATGGCGGGCGCAAGCGCTCTGATGCGTCCAGAGACGTCGTTGTCCGCCCACGGCCGCACGCTGCCTGCCGACACGGTCGTGAACGCGGAGGAAGCGCGATTGGCCGGCGAAGCCGGTCGGCGGCAACGGATTGGCCAGGCAAAGGTCGCGCTGGCTCGCGATGACTATGCTCGGGCAATTGAGGTACTCGAGGGCATACCGGCCTCCGACGAGACCGAGGGCTTGCTCGAGAAAGCCCGACAGTTGCGCGCCCAGCGGGCGGCAGCGCTGATGCATGACGGCGCGCGGCTCGAGGAGAGGGGGGATCTCGAGACCGCGAACCGTCGATACATGGGGGCGCGCTCGGTCGATCCCGCGACCCCCGGTCTCGAGGAAGCCCTGACACGTCTCGAGGGCAAGATGAAGGTGGCGGGTAGCGATGCGTACAAGCAAGCACGGCAGTATGATGCGTTCGGGCGCACGGCGGAGGCTATTCCCCTCTACGAGAAGGCCGTGGCACTACTTCCGCTGGGGGATCCGAATCGCGCGGCAGCCAGGTCTCGTCTCGTGGAATTGAAGAAAGGACGATGA
- a CDS encoding protein kinase, producing the protein MSAPDLIAQKFRIKSLLGRGGMGEVYLALDETLGARRVALKLLRIDEEEMRKRFEQEARAAANLQHRNIVTIYEYGQHRGQPYIAMEFISGATLAAVIGEQRPLSLATRLELVEQACSGVAHAHSQGIIHRDIKPSNLIIDHEGRLRILDFGIAHVPMANLTRGPGMMGTPNYMSPEQINGDPLDRRSDVFSLALVLYELLAHRQAFTGDSIRVLDRIRFEEHSPVTFSPEGQLPQQVVNIVNRALQKHPDDRYQNLLEMEMDLRRARGGTGAAWSNAQVPATVVVRPPTRGTPGSGGPLAHRRRELAQRRFLLARKAIDRQDYTLAVEELEQAVAVDESHAEAAALLDETRRRLGEQQAENVARLLADAERRFARGELADARASVEEARALDAESSQVVELSETIALAEAEAHLHGCLERAQSALAAGELSRCAALLDEVGQVRADAPGLVELRQQLDEAYAAKARERRLQRAVAQGRADLERQEVQRALRAADTALLEDPDYLPARELRRDALAARSRATAGASELEATAEVAAEPLDDGDTRPVLVSELQSYARQVTKTSAVASGQGTSQGPSWRDRLTRLVTAVTGTFAGRRQA; encoded by the coding sequence GTGAGCGCGCCTGACCTCATCGCCCAGAAGTTTCGCATCAAGAGCCTCCTCGGTCGTGGTGGCATGGGCGAGGTGTATCTTGCGTTGGACGAGACGCTCGGCGCCCGACGTGTTGCGCTGAAGCTGTTGCGCATCGACGAAGAAGAGATGCGCAAGCGATTCGAGCAGGAGGCACGCGCGGCGGCAAACCTTCAGCACCGGAACATCGTCACGATCTACGAGTACGGCCAGCACCGCGGGCAGCCCTACATCGCGATGGAGTTCATCAGCGGTGCGACCCTGGCGGCCGTCATCGGGGAGCAGCGACCGCTGTCGCTCGCCACGCGACTGGAGCTGGTTGAACAGGCGTGTTCTGGCGTGGCGCACGCGCACAGCCAAGGCATCATCCACCGCGATATCAAGCCCTCGAACCTCATCATCGATCACGAAGGACGTCTACGGATCCTCGATTTCGGCATCGCCCACGTCCCAATGGCAAACCTCACCCGCGGACCGGGCATGATGGGCACCCCCAACTACATGTCACCGGAGCAAATCAACGGTGATCCGCTCGATCGTCGGAGCGACGTGTTCTCGCTGGCTCTCGTGCTCTACGAGCTGCTCGCGCATCGACAAGCCTTCACGGGAGATTCGATCCGCGTGCTCGATCGCATTCGCTTCGAAGAACACTCCCCCGTCACGTTCTCTCCCGAAGGACAACTGCCGCAGCAGGTGGTGAATATCGTGAATCGGGCGCTCCAGAAGCACCCGGATGATCGCTATCAAAACCTCCTCGAGATGGAGATGGATCTGCGACGCGCGCGCGGTGGGACGGGGGCCGCCTGGTCGAACGCTCAGGTGCCCGCCACGGTCGTCGTCAGGCCGCCGACGCGCGGCACGCCCGGGTCGGGCGGTCCGCTCGCCCACCGTCGCCGAGAGCTGGCGCAGCGGCGCTTCCTGCTGGCGAGGAAGGCGATCGATCGACAGGACTACACGCTGGCCGTCGAGGAGCTCGAACAGGCCGTGGCGGTCGATGAGTCACATGCTGAAGCGGCGGCCCTGCTCGACGAGACGCGTCGACGCCTCGGCGAACAGCAGGCAGAGAACGTCGCGCGGCTCCTGGCGGATGCGGAGCGGCGGTTTGCACGTGGCGAGCTGGCCGATGCGCGGGCCAGTGTCGAAGAAGCGCGTGCCCTCGATGCCGAGAGCTCGCAGGTCGTGGAGCTGTCGGAGACCATCGCGCTGGCTGAAGCGGAGGCGCATCTCCACGGCTGTCTGGAGCGCGCACAGTCGGCGCTCGCCGCCGGCGAGCTGAGTCGCTGCGCGGCGCTGCTCGACGAAGTGGGGCAGGTGCGAGCGGATGCGCCCGGCTTGGTCGAGTTGCGCCAGCAGCTCGACGAGGCGTACGCCGCAAAGGCTCGCGAACGACGCTTGCAGAGGGCAGTGGCGCAAGGCCGCGCCGACCTCGAGCGACAGGAGGTCCAGCGGGCGCTGCGCGCCGCCGATACGGCCCTGCTCGAGGATCCAGACTACCTGCCTGCACGGGAGCTGCGCCGCGACGCCCTGGCCGCCCGGTCCAGGGCAACGGCGGGCGCGTCCGAGTTGGAGGCAACTGCCGAGGTCGCCGCAGAACCGCTCGATGACGGCGATACGCGCCCGGTCCTCGTCAGCGAGCTCCAAAGCTACGCACGACAGGTTACGAAGACCTCGGCGGTTGCGAGCGGTCAAGGGACGAGCCAGGGCCCATCGTGGCGAGACCGGCTGACGCGCCTCGTGACCGCCGTGACCGGCACCTTCGCCGGACGCAGGCAGGCCTGA